One Burkholderia sp. 9120 genomic window, AACTGGGTCGACAGATAAGCGGCGCTCAGGCCGGCGAGTCGCGGGAAACCTGCCGCCGCGTTGCCTTCGCCTTTCGCACCGTGGCAGCCGATACAGGCCGCGACACCTTGTGCGGTGCCATGAGTGGCAATGTTTTGCCCAGCGCTAGCCTCGGTCGCCTGAGCCGCGGGCATGACCGATAACGTCGATGCCACGCTCACGGCCAGCATCGCGCAGGCACGCCGTAAATGGATGATGGAATCGTCCACATCGTCTCCTACGATTTGTCGTTTTATGTTCTTACGCAGGCTTCTGCCACTTCCGCCGCTTGCACCGCTTCTGCCTGGTACGCGGACAACGTTCGCCTGTGGGGACGCCGTGCTCGCGAAAGCGCTTCATTCTGCGCTCGAAGGATCGGCGGCGCTCGACTTCGAAGCCGCTTCATCATACTTCCCGAAGCCATAGCGCTGGAAGATATCGAACGCCTCGGGCGAGCGCAGAAACGCCAGCCACTGACGCGCCGCTTGCGGATGCGCCGCACCCTGAACCACGGCGCCGGCATAGATGGCCGTCGTGTTCTCGGCGGCCGGAATATCCACATGCTCCAGCGGATGCCCGATCTGCTCCTGGAACAGCGCTTCCGATTTCCACACCACGCCGGCATCCGCACGACCCTGCATCAGAAACAGCGCGGTTTCGCGATGATGAATATGCGTCAGCTCAGTCGACCCCGCCCGCACCTTGTCGCCGTACACGGTAGTCGCCAGCGCCTCGCCACCGGCCTTGACCAGCGACGCATTGATCTGCCGCGTCACGCCTTCGAACTCGGGGTTCGGCATGGCGAGACGCAAGCCGGGTTTCCCCAGATCATTGAGCGAGCTCACGTGTTGCGGGTTGCCTTGACGAACCATGATCGTCAACTGATTGGTCACGTACGGTACGGCGGGTCCGGTGAGCGTGCCGT contains:
- a CDS encoding substrate-binding domain-containing protein encodes the protein MPFSYALSASQGFRRFVRMTLAVSLCCVATGAFSATATPGPDASPGPASNPNLFPPWQHGANNDAVNRGMEFTVPQVDVLADFHGDLTAPKLVLFVGGNYFFAMAPLVARFEQDHPEFRGRIYWETIPPGLLVKQIKAGGTITVGNMTWTVKPDAYFAGLAKVKALIADGTLTGPAVPYVTNQLTIMVRQGNPQHVSSLNDLGKPGLRLAMPNPEFEGVTRQINASLVKAGGEALATTVYGDKVRAGSTELTHIHHRETALFLMQGRADAGVVWKSEALFQEQIGHPLEHVDIPAAENTTAIYAGAVVQGAAHPQAARQWLAFLRSPEAFDIFQRYGFGKYDEAASKSSAADPSSAE